One region of Streptomyces subrutilus genomic DNA includes:
- a CDS encoding TetR/AcrR family transcriptional regulator codes for MARMRSAQRRRQLTEAAIRAMTRDGVARTTTRSIAAEAGVSLSVFHYCFDSKQALLESVISTITDHYIGVVKDAIQPKATLRETVRAGFQAYWDHVAAHPGEHMLTYELTQYALRQPGFEHLARRQYALYAETYTELLEQLGPDLGFEPRVPVPALARYLAAMTDGMTLSLLVLGDDAASADVLDTITDHVAGLVGDTTPVLRTGP; via the coding sequence ATGGCACGGATGCGGTCGGCGCAGCGGCGCCGGCAGCTGACGGAGGCCGCGATCCGCGCGATGACCCGGGACGGCGTCGCACGGACGACGACCCGGTCCATCGCCGCCGAGGCGGGCGTGTCCCTGAGCGTCTTCCACTACTGCTTCGACTCCAAGCAGGCCCTGCTGGAGTCGGTCATCTCGACGATCACCGATCACTACATCGGGGTGGTGAAGGACGCCATCCAGCCGAAGGCCACCCTCCGGGAAACCGTCCGGGCCGGCTTCCAGGCGTACTGGGACCACGTGGCCGCCCACCCCGGCGAGCACATGCTCACCTACGAGCTCACCCAGTACGCCTTGCGGCAGCCGGGCTTCGAGCACCTGGCCCGGCGCCAGTACGCGCTGTACGCCGAGACCTACACCGAACTCCTCGAACAGCTCGGCCCGGACCTGGGCTTCGAACCCCGGGTGCCCGTGCCGGCGCTGGCCCGCTACCTGGCGGCCATGACCGACGGGATGACCCTGAGCCTCCTGGTCCTCGGCGACGACGCGGCCTCGGCGGACGTCCTCGACACCATCACCGACCACGTCGCCGGCCTGGTCGGCGACACCACGCCCGTCCTCCGCACCGGCCCGTAG
- a CDS encoding FAD-dependent oxidoreductase produces the protein MKENVDHRVPVLIVGGSLVGLCTSLFLGRHGIRHMLVEKHAGTSVHPRGRGINVRTMELFRVAGVEGRIREAASVLADNHGILQGGSLTGEDQEWLFEEIDPGGALGRFSPSAWCLCSQNDIEPVLMSVTPTLGADLRFSTELLSFDTDDTGVTAVVKNRDTGEHSTVRADYLVAADGPRSPVREQLGIGQTGHGDLFHNVSITFRSRGLAEVVGDRRFIVCYLTKPGADGALLPVDNQERWVFHAPWHPDRGETLEDFTDERCVEHIRRAVGAPDLDVEITGKAPWHAAERVAERYGTGRVFLAGDSAHEMSPTGAFGSNTGIQDAHNLAWKLAAVLNGAAGHRLLQSYEAERLPVARATSERASARSAEHSHPGYEPEPAPGPRGGGRPGGVLTVAMGYRYTVGAVLGSDPEQPVVPERMRLSGDPGTRAPHMWLHGTGGRQSTVDLYERSFVLLSSEGTPWRAAARSVASRMGLGLDAYAIGTSPEADLAPEEGADWAEVHGTTKTGAVLVRPDGFVAWRTPEAVVDPEAVLHEVLSLLLYRS, from the coding sequence ATGAAGGAAAACGTCGACCACCGCGTCCCCGTCCTCATCGTGGGCGGCTCGCTGGTGGGCCTGTGCACCTCGCTGTTTCTGGGCCGGCACGGCATCAGGCACATGCTGGTCGAGAAGCATGCGGGCACCTCGGTGCATCCGCGTGGACGCGGCATCAACGTACGGACCATGGAGCTGTTCCGGGTCGCCGGTGTGGAGGGCCGGATCCGCGAGGCCGCCTCGGTCCTGGCGGACAATCACGGCATCCTGCAGGGCGGCTCGCTGACCGGCGAGGACCAGGAGTGGCTGTTCGAGGAGATCGACCCCGGCGGCGCGCTGGGCCGGTTCAGCCCGTCGGCGTGGTGCCTGTGCAGCCAGAACGACATCGAGCCGGTGCTGATGTCCGTCACCCCCACGCTCGGGGCGGACCTGCGGTTCTCCACCGAGCTGCTCTCCTTCGACACCGACGACACCGGAGTGACCGCGGTCGTCAAGAACCGCGACACCGGCGAGCACAGCACCGTGCGCGCGGACTACCTGGTCGCCGCCGACGGTCCGCGCAGCCCGGTCCGGGAGCAGCTCGGCATCGGCCAGACCGGCCACGGGGACCTGTTCCACAACGTCAGCATCACCTTCCGCTCCCGCGGGCTCGCGGAGGTGGTCGGCGACCGGCGCTTCATCGTCTGCTACCTGACGAAGCCGGGCGCCGACGGGGCCCTGCTGCCCGTCGACAACCAGGAGCGGTGGGTCTTCCACGCGCCGTGGCACCCCGACCGGGGCGAGACGCTGGAGGACTTCACCGACGAGCGCTGCGTCGAGCACATCCGGCGGGCCGTCGGGGCGCCCGATCTGGACGTCGAGATCACCGGCAAGGCCCCGTGGCACGCCGCCGAGCGCGTCGCGGAGCGGTACGGGACCGGGCGGGTGTTCCTCGCCGGGGACTCGGCCCACGAGATGTCCCCGACGGGTGCGTTCGGCTCGAACACCGGTATCCAGGACGCGCACAACCTCGCCTGGAAGCTCGCCGCCGTGCTGAACGGCGCGGCGGGGCACCGGCTGCTGCAGAGCTACGAGGCCGAGCGGCTGCCCGTCGCGCGGGCGACGAGCGAGCGGGCCTCGGCCCGTTCGGCGGAGCACAGCCATCCGGGGTACGAGCCGGAGCCCGCCCCCGGGCCGCGCGGCGGCGGACGGCCGGGCGGGGTGCTCACCGTCGCCATGGGCTACCGCTACACGGTGGGCGCGGTGCTGGGCTCCGACCCGGAGCAGCCCGTCGTGCCCGAACGGATGCGGCTGTCCGGTGATCCGGGCACGCGCGCGCCGCACATGTGGCTCCACGGGACGGGTGGCCGGCAGTCCACGGTGGACCTCTACGAGCGGTCCTTCGTGCTGCTCAGCTCCGAGGGCACGCCCTGGCGCGCGGCGGCCCGGTCGGTCGCCTCCCGGATGGGCCTGGGCCTGGACGCGTACGCCATCGGCACCAGTCCGGAGGCCGACCTGGCCCCCGAGGAAGGGGCCGACTGGGCCGAGGTCCACGGCACGACGAAGACCGGCGCGGTCCTCGTCCGCCCGGACGGGTTCGTGGCCTGGCGCACCCCCGAGGCCGTGGTCGATCCGGAGGCCGTCCTCCACGAGGTGCTGAGCCTGCTGCTGTACCGGTCCTGA
- a CDS encoding SchA/CurD-like domain-containing protein: MTILSERISQSAFDGARLRVVLLLDLYEGAQNRFLEVYEHMRRRVSSVPGHIRDELCQSIENPSQWLITSEWESATPFLAWLNSEEHVATVQPLHGCVRDTRSLRFSVLRDTGRDSAPGTDPAPVPIASAPRRGDGVVRHALTFTVKPGSEAAVAKLLAGYASPPARVDDKTRLRRTSLFMHGNRVVRAVEVEGDLLAALRHVAQQPGVRALEEALNPHLEQDRDLGDPASARMFFTRAALPAVHHVASGGPEPRDTGRHALFYPAKDGCGTALARLLARQDEAAVDDPASPVTASTVFQRDDVVVRLVDVRGPLDARPALALGVEGSHKAAVLARLLDSAKDGVPTTEDELTRFLWRSEMRLITDRRAPAQA, from the coding sequence ATGACGATCTTGTCGGAACGGATATCCCAGTCCGCCTTCGACGGCGCGAGGCTTCGGGTCGTACTGCTGCTGGACCTGTACGAGGGGGCTCAGAATCGGTTCCTCGAGGTCTACGAGCACATGCGCCGGCGGGTGTCGTCCGTTCCCGGGCACATCCGCGACGAGTTGTGCCAGTCCATCGAGAACCCCTCGCAGTGGCTCATCACCAGCGAATGGGAGAGCGCCACGCCCTTCCTGGCCTGGCTGAACAGCGAGGAGCACGTCGCGACGGTCCAGCCGCTGCACGGCTGCGTGCGCGACACCCGTTCGCTGCGGTTCAGCGTGCTGCGGGATACCGGCAGGGACTCCGCGCCCGGCACGGATCCGGCGCCCGTACCGATCGCCTCCGCGCCCCGCCGCGGGGACGGCGTCGTACGCCACGCCCTCACCTTCACGGTGAAGCCGGGCAGCGAGGCCGCCGTCGCGAAACTGCTGGCCGGGTACGCCTCCCCGCCGGCCCGGGTCGACGACAAGACCCGGCTGCGCCGCACCTCCCTCTTCATGCACGGCAACCGCGTGGTGCGGGCCGTCGAGGTGGAGGGGGACCTCCTCGCGGCGCTGCGCCACGTGGCCCAGCAGCCCGGGGTCAGGGCCCTGGAGGAGGCCCTCAACCCGCACCTCGAGCAGGACCGGGACCTCGGCGACCCCGCATCCGCCCGGATGTTCTTCACCCGCGCGGCGCTCCCCGCCGTCCACCACGTGGCCTCGGGCGGACCCGAGCCGCGGGACACTGGCCGGCACGCGCTCTTCTACCCCGCCAAGGACGGGTGCGGCACGGCGCTGGCACGGCTGCTGGCCCGCCAGGACGAGGCGGCGGTGGACGACCCCGCCAGCCCCGTCACGGCCAGCACGGTCTTCCAACGCGACGACGTCGTCGTCCGGCTGGTGGACGTGCGCGGCCCGCTCGACGCCCGGCCCGCCCTGGCGCTGGGTGTCGAGGGCAGCCACAAGGCGGCCGTACTGGCCCGGCTGCTCGACAGCGCCAAGGACGGCGTCCCCACGACGGAGGACGAACTCACCCGTTTCCTGTGGCGCTCCGAAATGCGTCTGATCACCGACCGGCGTGCGCCGGCGCAAGCCTGA
- a CDS encoding acyl carrier protein — protein sequence MTAGLTRLTMDELAALMHKGAGVTVDAAAMAARPDADFEEWGLDSLGLLGIVGELENRGGRPLPPDAERCRSPREFLDLVNSTLMTDA from the coding sequence ATGACCGCTGGACTGACTCGACTGACGATGGATGAGCTGGCCGCTCTCATGCACAAGGGCGCGGGCGTCACCGTCGACGCTGCCGCCATGGCCGCCCGCCCCGACGCGGACTTCGAGGAGTGGGGGCTCGACTCCCTGGGGCTGCTCGGCATCGTCGGGGAGCTGGAGAACCGGGGCGGCCGGCCGCTGCCCCCCGACGCGGAGCGGTGCCGGTCGCCGCGGGAGTTCCTGGACCTCGTCAACAGCACACTGATGACCGACGCCTGA
- a CDS encoding methyltransferase produces MTTVSPDPRTATTLTTAPAVNVNFDVASGDTAAPQSAMRLRELVFGAAIAAAVRAAARLGVADALGDAPATSDDLAAAVNAAPQPLHRLLRALSCHGIFAETPDGAFVHTEMSRLLREDDPHSLRYISLWCTEPWTWQAWPRLDEAVRSGGSVFHDLYGKGFFDYLHQDAHESAHVFNQAMTTSSTQSALDVAEILDLTGVSLVADIGGGQGHVLAGLLEKHPAVRGVLLDLPGVVAKADRRLRDGGPLARRTDIIPGDCRHSIPVAADLYIIKNILEWDDDSTRRTLRNVIQAARPGARVVVIENLVDDTPSMRFTTAMDLMLLLNVGGAKHTKGSLLARLEDAGLVVGEVRPVNAYLHAFECTVPVPG; encoded by the coding sequence ATGACCACGGTAAGTCCCGACCCCCGCACCGCCACCACCCTCACCACCGCCCCCGCCGTCAACGTCAACTTCGATGTCGCCTCCGGTGACACGGCGGCCCCGCAGTCGGCCATGCGGCTGCGCGAGCTCGTCTTCGGCGCCGCGATCGCCGCCGCCGTACGGGCGGCCGCCCGCCTCGGTGTCGCCGACGCCCTCGGGGACGCGCCCGCCACCTCGGACGACCTCGCCGCGGCGGTGAACGCCGCGCCCCAGCCGCTGCACCGGCTGCTCCGCGCCCTCTCCTGCCACGGGATCTTCGCGGAGACGCCGGACGGCGCCTTCGTCCACACCGAGATGTCCCGCCTGCTGCGCGAGGACGACCCGCACAGCCTGCGCTACATCTCCCTGTGGTGCACGGAACCCTGGACCTGGCAGGCCTGGCCCCGGCTCGACGAGGCGGTGCGGTCCGGCGGCAGCGTCTTCCACGACCTGTACGGCAAGGGGTTCTTCGACTACCTGCACCAGGACGCGCACGAGTCCGCCCACGTGTTCAACCAGGCCATGACCACCTCCAGCACGCAGTCGGCCCTGGACGTCGCGGAGATCCTCGACCTCACCGGAGTCTCGCTGGTCGCGGACATCGGCGGCGGCCAGGGGCACGTCCTGGCCGGCCTGCTGGAGAAGCACCCGGCCGTACGAGGGGTCCTGCTCGACCTGCCGGGTGTGGTGGCGAAGGCCGACCGTCGGCTGCGCGACGGCGGACCGCTGGCCCGGCGGACCGACATCATCCCCGGCGACTGCCGCCACTCCATCCCGGTCGCCGCCGACCTGTACATCATCAAGAACATCCTGGAGTGGGACGACGACAGCACCCGCAGGACCCTGCGGAACGTGATCCAGGCGGCCCGCCCCGGCGCCAGGGTCGTCGTCATCGAGAACCTGGTGGACGACACCCCCTCGATGAGGTTCACCACCGCCATGGACCTGATGCTGCTGCTCAACGTGGGCGGCGCGAAGCACACCAAGGGCAGCCTGCTCGCCCGTTTGGAGGACGCCGGCCTGGTGGTCGGCGAGGTCCGCCCGGTCAACGCCTACCTGCACGCCTTCGAGTGCACCGTCCCCGTCCCCGGGTGA
- a CDS encoding right-handed parallel beta-helix repeat-containing protein has protein sequence MATGLGVAAPSAASARRTVHPGESIQEAVDAARPGDTIFVLPGTYHESVHITKSLTLRGSGATTVITPPAAPLPAARAESPCAQTGNGICVIGAADEPVNRVSIRSLTLTGFKKSGIWASRTDRMTVEQVTAEKNGTWGIAQERSTRGAFRNNTARDNAESGIFVANTIDREGGATDTLGAVIRGNTLTGNRIGVTVRRVRNLSVNDNVLTGNCGGIFVVGDEGEPGAGDMTIRGNRIHENNKFCRGNTRLPDIQGAGIVLTGAEETLIRANSIRGNVGASPLSGGILLFKSFVGATNTDNVIRDNEVRGNKPADLANQGTGSGNRFLGNRCETSQPAGMC, from the coding sequence ATGGCCACAGGCCTCGGCGTGGCAGCGCCTTCGGCCGCCTCGGCCCGACGCACGGTGCATCCGGGAGAATCGATCCAGGAAGCGGTGGACGCCGCACGGCCGGGAGACACCATCTTCGTGCTCCCCGGCACCTACCACGAGAGCGTGCACATCACGAAGTCCCTGACCCTGCGGGGTTCCGGGGCCACCACCGTGATCACGCCGCCGGCCGCGCCCCTGCCGGCGGCGCGCGCCGAGAGCCCCTGCGCACAGACGGGCAACGGCATCTGCGTCATAGGAGCCGCGGACGAGCCCGTCAACCGGGTGAGCATCCGGTCGCTGACGCTGACGGGCTTCAAGAAGAGCGGCATCTGGGCCTCCCGCACCGACCGGATGACCGTGGAGCAGGTGACCGCCGAGAAGAACGGCACCTGGGGCATCGCCCAGGAGAGGTCCACCCGGGGTGCGTTCCGCAACAACACCGCCCGCGACAACGCGGAGTCCGGCATCTTCGTCGCCAACACCATCGACCGCGAGGGCGGGGCCACCGACACCCTCGGCGCGGTCATCCGCGGCAACACGCTGACCGGCAACCGGATCGGCGTCACCGTCCGGCGGGTGCGGAACCTCTCCGTCAACGACAACGTCCTCACCGGGAACTGCGGCGGGATCTTCGTCGTGGGCGACGAGGGCGAGCCGGGCGCCGGGGACATGACCATCCGCGGCAACCGCATCCACGAGAACAACAAGTTCTGCCGCGGCAACACCCGCCTCCCCGACATCCAGGGCGCCGGCATCGTCCTCACCGGCGCCGAAGAGACGCTCATCCGTGCCAACTCGATCCGCGGGAACGTGGGCGCCTCGCCGCTGTCCGGCGGGATCCTGCTCTTCAAGAGCTTCGTGGGCGCCACGAACACCGACAACGTGATCAGGGACAACGAGGTGAGGGGCAACAAGCCGGCGGACCTGGCCAACCAGGGGACGGGATCCGGCAACCGCTTCCTCGGCAACCGGTGCGAGACCTCGCAACCCGCGGGGATGTGCTGA